In the Hordeum vulgare subsp. vulgare chromosome 7H, MorexV3_pseudomolecules_assembly, whole genome shotgun sequence genome, one interval contains:
- the LOC123410348 gene encoding uncharacterized protein LOC123410348, whose amino-acid sequence MGSGNLMVKKVVRPSSFDLDMHLDKSWKEDVTCPICLDYPHNAVLLRCTSYEKGCRPFVCDTDQTRSNCLERFKGAYELPANVKVSSIAVAPLDSIHIVSSHANNRPSCPLCRGDVIGWIVNSEARLHLNQKKRCCEEDCCSFTGNFNELQKHTQQKHPDSRPSEIDPARQVDWDNFQQSSDIVDVLSTIHAQVPNGIVLGDYVIEYGDDDTGDDYEVLRRVRRKWWSFICCKAFCRYPRSRRRGRGRDNRGSGRRNSNQAHLENFNLEVPTQAVDLREIRFDEIDDEYIVTGAVPSMSTPGRMASFHYRDTRYGR is encoded by the exons ATGGGTTCAGGGAACCTGATGGTGAAGAAGGTGGTGAGGCCCAGCTCTTTTGATCTGGACATGCATCTTGATAAAAGCTGGAAGGAGGATGTCACCTGCCCAATCTGTCTAGATTACCCTCACAATGCAGTCCTGCTGAGGTGCACGTCTTACGAGAAGGGTTGCAGGCCGTTTGTGTGTGACACCGACCAGACCCGCTCAAACTGTCTCGAGAGGTTCAAAGGTGCCTATGAGCTGCCTGCCAATGTCAAGGTCTCGTCTATAGCTGTGGCCCCTCTTGATAGCATCCACATCGTGTCGTCCCATGCAAACAACCGCCCAAGTTGCCCGTTGTGTAGAGGCGACGTCATTGGGTGGATTGTTAACAGTGAGGCTCGTCTGCATCTTAACCAGAAGAAGAGATGCTGTGAAGAGGATTGCTGTTCCTTTACTGGTAACTTCAATGAGCTGCAGAAGCACACGCAGCAGAAGCACCCAGATTCACGCCCTTCAGAAATCGACCCTGCCAGGCAAGTTGATTGGGACAACTTCCAGCAGTCTTCTGATATCGTGGATGTCTTGAGCACAATACATGCACAAGTTCCTAATGGTATCGTTCTCGGAGACTATGTGATTGAGTATGGGGATGATGATACTGGAGATGACTATGAAGTTCTCCGCAGGGTTAGGAGGAAGTGGTGGTCTTTTATTTGTTGCAAGGCTTTTTGTAGATATCCAAGAAGTCGAAGAAGAGGGAGAGGAAGGGACAATAGAGGAAGTGGAAGGAGGAACAGCAATCAGGCTCATCTGGAAAACTTCAATCTCGAGGTTCCGACACAAGCTGTTGACCTGAGGGaaatcagatttgatgaaatcgaTGATGAGTACATTGTCACAGGGGCCGTGCCTAGTATGTCAACACCAGGAAGAATGGCTAGTTTCCATTACAG GGATACAAGATATGGTCGGTGA